CGCCTTTTTACTAGGGTTCCCAGACAGCATGACCAGGGCGTTCGTCTTTCCGGGCCAGGGCAGCCAAGCCGTCGGCATGGGCCGCGAGCTGGCCGAGGCGTTCGAGGTCGCGCGGCTCACCTTTGAAGAGGTGGACGACGCGCTGAACCAGCGCCTGTCCCGCCTGATGTTCGAAGGCCCCGAGGCCGACCTGACGCTGACCGAGAACGCCCAGCCGGCCCTGATGGCCGTCAGCGTCGCGGTCATGCGGGTGCTGAAGGACCAGGGCGGGCTCGACCTGGGCAAGCACGCGACCTTCGTCGCCGGCCATTCGCTCGGCGAGTACTCGGCCCTGTGCGCCGCCGGCGCCTTCACGCTGGCCGACACCGCGCGCCTGCTGAAGCTGCGCGGCCAGGCCATGCAGAAGGCCGTGCCGGTCGGGCAGGGCGCCATGGCCGCGCTGCTGGGCGCCGAGCTGGAGCAGGCCCAGGCCATCGCCGCCGACGCCGCCAAGACCCCGGCGGGCCAGACCGAGGTCTGCACCGTCGCCAACGACAACTCGTCGGGGCAGGTGGTGATCTCCGGCCACGCCGAGGCCATCGAGCGCGCCATCGTGATCGCGGCGGAGCGCGGGCTGAAGCGCACCGTGCGCCTGCCGGTCAGCGCGCCCTTCCACTGCCCGCTGATGCAGCCCGCCGCCGACGCCATGGCCGAGGCCCTGGCCAACGTGACGATCAACGCGCCGGCGGTTCCGGTGGTCGCCAACGTGACCGCCGCCGCCGTGTCGGACCCCAACGAGATCCGCCGCCTTCTGGTGGAGCAGGTGACCGGCATGGTTCGCTGGCGCGAGTGCGTGCTCTATATGAAGGAGCAGGGCGTCGACACGCTGGTCGAACTCGGCTCCGGCAAGGTGCTGTCGGGTCTCGCCAAGCGCATCGACAAGGAGTTGGCCGGAACCTCCGTCCAGGGCCCGGCCGACGTCGAATCGTTCCTGAAGACCCTGTGAGGCATTCCATGTTCGACCTGACCGGAAAGAAGGCGCTGGTCACCGGCGCCTCGGGTGGCATCGGGGCGCAGATCGCCCGCGCGCTGCACGCGCAGGGCGCCACCGTCGCCCTGTCCGGCACCCGCGTCGCCCCGCTGGAGGCGCTCGCCGCCGAACTGGGCGAGCGCGCCCTGGTGGTGCCCGGCAATCTCGCCGACGCCGCCGGGACCGAACAGCTCGCCAAGGACGCGGAGGCCGCCCTCGGCCAGATCGACATACTGGTGAACAACGCCGGCCTGACCCGCGACCAGCTGGCCATGCGCATGAAGGACGACGACTGGCAGTCGGTGCTGGACGTCAACCTGACCGCCGCCTTCCGCCTGTCGCGCGCCGTGCTGCGCGGCATGATGAAGCGCCGCTGGGGCCGCATCATCGGCATCACCTCGATCGTCGGCGTCACCGGCAACCCCGGCCAGGCCAACTACGCCGCCTCCAAGGCCGGCATGATCGGCATGTCGAAGTCGTTGGCCGCGGAGGTCGCGTCGCGCGGCATCACCGTGAACTGCGTCGCGCCGGGTTTCATCACCACGGCGATGACCGACGCCCTGAGTTCCGAGCAGAAGGACAAGCTGCTCACCGCCATTCCTTCCGGCCGCATGGGCGAGCCGGGGGAAATCGCCGCCGGAGTCGTGTACCTGGCGAGCGATGAGGCCGCCTATGTCACCGGCCAGACGCTGCACATCAACGGCGGCATGGCCATGATCTGAGGCGGATTCGCTGCCTGAACCACAGGTTCGGACCGGCTCCCGCGGGCGCTGGTCAAGGCTGTAAAAATGTGTTATCGGACGGGGCTTTTTGTGGCAGGAAGGCACGCAGCCGCGTGTTGAGCCGGCCGAATTCGCCCGAGCGGTCTCAAGGATTGGAAGGTCTTAAAAAATGAGCGATGTCGCCGAGCGCGTTAAGAAGATCGTTGTGGACCACCTCGGGGTCGAGGAGTCGAAGGTGACGGAGAACGCCTCCTTCATCGACGATCTCGGCGCCGACAGCCTCGACACGGTCGAGCTGGTTATGGCTTTCGAGGAAGAGTTCGGCTGCGAGATTCCGGACGACGCCGCCGAGAAGATTCTGACGGTGAAGGACGCCATCGACTTCATCAAGGCGAACGCCGCCGCCTGATCAGGCGTGGCGCAAGAAGGCCAGGCAGCTTTTCAAAGTGGCCTGGCCGTCGCTGAGTTTTCCGAGGAAAGGTCAAGGAATACCCCATGAGACGTGTCGTCGTTACCGGCCTTGGTCTGGTCACGCCGCTCGGTGTCGGCCACAAGCTCAACTGGGAGCGTCTGACCGCCAGCCAATCGGGCATCCGCGCCATCACGGGTTTTGACGCCTCCGATCTGGCCTCGAAAGTTGCCGGGCAGGTTCCGCGCGGGGATGGTGACGGGTTGTTCAACCCCGATGCCTTCGTGCCGCCGAAGGACCAGCGGAAGATGGATGATTTCATCATCTTCGCCATCGCCGCCGCCCACGAAGCGATCAAGGATTCCGGCTGGGTTCCCCAGACCGAGGAAGAGCGCGAACTCACCGGCGTCATGGTGGGCTCGGGCATCGGCGGCCTGCCGGGCATCGCCGACGGTGCGGTCACCCTGGCCGAAAAAGGCCCGCGCCGCATCTCCCCCTTCTTCATTCCGGCCTGCCTCATCAATCTGGCGTCCGGCCACATCTCCATCCAGCACGGCTTCAAGGGCCCGAACCACGCGGTGGTCACGGCCTGCTCGACCGGCGCGCACGCCATCGGCGACGCCTCGCGCCTGATCATGCTGGGTGACGCGGACGTGATGGTCGCCGGCGGCACGGAAGCGGCGGTCAGCCGCCTGGGCGTCGGCGGTTTCGCCGCCATGCGCGCCCTGTCCACGAATTTCAACGACACGCCGGAGAAGGCGTCGCGTCCCTACGACAAGGACCGTGACGGCTTCGTGATCGGCGAGGGCGCCGGTGTCGTCGTCCTCGAGGAGCTGGAGCACGCCAAGAAGCGCGGCGCCCACATCTACGCCGAAGTGGTCGGCTACGGCATGTCCGGCGACGCCTACCACATCTCCGCCCCGGCGGAGGACGGCAACGGTGGTTTCCGCGCCATGCGCAACGCGCTGAAGCGGGCCGGGCTGGAGCCGTCGGACATCGACTACGTCAACGCGCACGGCACCTCGACGCCGCTGGGCGACGAGATCGAGCTGGGCGCGGTGAAGCGTCTGTTCGGCGCGGCGATGGACAACGTCGCCATGTCCTCCACCAAGTCGGCCATCGGCCACCTGTTGGGGGCCGCCGGCGCGGTCGAGGCCATCTACTCGATCAAGGCGATCAACCACAGCCTGGTTCCGCCGACGCTGAACCTTGAGAACCCCTCGGAGAGCTGCCTCGGCGTCAACCTCGTTCCGAAGGTTGCGCAGGAGCGCCGCGTGCGGGCCGCGCTGTCGAACTCCTTCGGCTTCGGCGGCACCAACGCCTCCCTGGTCTTCAAGGAATTCGCCTGAGCGGCGAAGCATCGCGGAGACCGCCGATGGGTTGGGGCCTCCGAATCGCGGCGGGGGCGTTGACCGTCCTCACCGCGGGCAGCGGCTTGGTGTTCTGGGGTGCCCTCCGCGTGATGGCCCCCGGACCGCTCGAACATGCCGAGACGGTCGTCATTCCGCGCGGCAGCGGTCTGGAAGCGATCGCGCTGACCCTGGAGGATGCGGGGGTCGTCGAGTCCCCGATCCTCTTCCTGTTCGCCGCGAAGCTCCAGGGACCGCTGAAGGCGGGCGAGTACGCCTTCCCGGCCGGGATCAGCGTCGACGGCGTGCTGGAGATGCTGCGCCAGGGCAAGACCGTGGTCCGCCGCTTCACGGTGCCGGAGGGGCTGACCTCCGCCCAGGTGGTGGCGCTGCTCGACGCCGAGCCGGCGCTGACCGGCGAGGTGAAGGCGGTCCCGAAGAACGGAACCGTACTGCCTGAGACCTATCACTATTCCTACGGCGATTCGCGCTCGGCCCTGGTCGAGCGGATGCAGCACGCCATGACCCAGGCTTTGAACGAGGCCTGGAAGAACCGCGGTCCGGATCTGCCTTACGAGACTCCCCAGCAGGCGCTGACCATGGCGTCCATCGTGGAGAAGGAAACCGGCGTTGCGGCGGAGCGGGCCAAGGTGGCGGGCGTCTTCGTCAACCGCCTGGAGACCGGCATGAAGCTCCAGTCGGACCCGACGGTGATCTACGCGCTGACCGATGGCAGCGGGGAGTTGGGGCGGGCCTTGACCCGGAATGACTGGAAGTTCGAGTCGCCCTACAACACCTACGTCGCGGCTGGGCTTCCGCCGGGGCCGATCGCCAATCCGGGGCGGGCGTCCATCCAGGCGGCGCTGCACCCGGAGAAGCACGACTTCCTGTATTTTGTCGCCGACGGCAGTGGTGGGCACGTCTTCGCCAAGACCTTGCCGGATCACAACCGGAACGTCGCCAAATGGCGCGAGGTGCAGCGTCGGCAGTCCGGCGGCGCGGGCAACGGGGACTCGCCGCAGGATTAGCGGTCCCCTGTTCCCGAATGGAAGGCCCGTCGGTCAGGCGGCGTTCGACGCCACCACCTCCAGGGCGACGACGCCGCCCAGGGCGCCGTAGCTCTTGCGGGCGGCCCGCATCTTCTCCAGCGATTCCATGAGGCTTTCCTCGGCGAAACCAGGGGCGAGCTGCGCCAGTTCCTGTTCCGTCAAGGCGATGAAGGCGTCTAAAAGGCGCGCGTGGATGCGGCACGCCTGGCGGACTTCATCGGCGACCATCGGTGCTGGCATGGTAGGCTCCCAATCACGGAATAAAGAGAAACACGGTCCGTCCGTGCGTGGGAATTCTCTCGGGTTGTGGTTAATAGAGCATTAAATGCAATTCATCTTCCGGGTAGGAAGAAGAGTTACCACTTCGGACGAAAGCGGCGAAAATTGGACGATTTCGATTTCGGTATGTGACAGAGATAAGCCGGCTTTTGAGACTTTCGAATATTCGTCTTTGATCATCGCGGCGGTCCCTCGTCCGGCACGGGCGAAGGACCGCCGGGAATTCACCGGCGAATTTCCTTGTCGAGGTTCAGCTCCGCCTTGGCGCCCTGGATGCGCGCCCGGTAGACCAGCATGGCCTCCATGACCCGCTGCACGTAGTTGCGGGTCTCGTAGATCGGGATCAGCTCCAGCCAGTCCACGGCGTCGATGGCTTCGCCGCGCGGGTCGCCGTAGGTGTCGATCCATTGGCGCACGCGGGTCGGGCCGGCGTTGTAGGCGGCGATGGCCATGATGTAGGAGCCGTTGAAGCGGTCGATCATGTCCGCCAGATAGGTCGAGCCGAGCCGCACGTTGTAGTCCGGGTCGGTGATCAGCTTGGCGGTATCGTGCTTGACGCCCAGCTTGCCGGCGACCAGCTGCGCCGTTCCGGGCATGAGCTGCATCAGGCCGCGCGCCCCGGCCGACGACACCACGCGGGTGTTGAAGGTGCTCTCCTGCCGGATGATGGCGTGCACCAGGGCGATTTCCGGAGCGGACGGGCGGCTTTCGATCATCGGATAGCCGGCCTCCACCAGGAACACGTCGTTCTGCGCGGCGTCCTTCGCGGCGGCGACGGCGAGGTCGCGGCGTCCGACCTCGCGGGCCAGCTTGGCGGCCAGCACGTAATCCGCCGGCTCCTTGGCGTCGAGGCTGATGCGGCGCAGGAAGGCGGTCACCCGCTCGTCGGTGTTGCCGCCGATCTCCGCCAGCAGCTTGGTCACGCGCACCACCTCCCGCCGCTCGAAGGCGGTGGCGTCGGCGTTGGACACGCGCGGTTCGGCGGGCAGGGCGATGCGCCCGTTCCCGGCGTGGCGGGCGGCGAGCTGGCCGTAGAAGGTCGTCCCATACTGGGCGGCCTTGGCGTACCAGTCCTTGGCCTGTGCCGTCTGGCCCAGCGCCTCCGCCGCGCGCCCGCACCAATAGGCGCCGCGCGCCTTGCTGATCGGCGCGCCGACCGAGCGGTAGAGCTTGTGGAAGTGGTTGAAGGCGCTCGACGGATCGTCGAGGAAGCGCAGCGCCAGGAAGCCGGCGAGGAACTCCGCCTCCGCGGCGCCGCTGCCCTCGGTCTGGCCATGCGCCGTCACAAGGCGGTAGGCGAGGTTGTGGTCGCCGTTCACCATGGCGCGGCGGGCCAGGATGTGACGCTCCGTCCACCAGGCCTGCGGCCGGCCCATGTCCTTGGGCGCCTGCGCGATGATCTCCAGCGCCCCCGCGTCGTCGCCCTTGCGGCGGCGGTAGCGGGCGCGGTCGAACAGCAGGCCGGGATCGTTGCGCAGGGAGGCGGGGACACGGGCCAGCGCCGCGTCGGCGTTCTTGGCGTCGCTGTCCAGCGCGATCCGCGCCTCGATCAGCAGGTCGTAGGCTTCGTCGAAGAAGGGCAGCATGCGGCGCACGGCGGCTTCCTGACGCTCCCACAGCAGCCGGTCGATGCGCGCCTTGTGCTCCGGCGGGCGCAGGTGGGAGCGGTAGCGGGCCAGGAACTGCTCCTCGTCCGCGGCGGTGAAGTTCGCCTCCACCCAGCGGTCGCGCACCATCCGCACCGCCCGCTCGGCGTTGCCGGTCGCCAGGAGCGTGTCGGCGTAGCGCATGAAGCCTTCGTTGGACAGCGGCGGATACTGCTTGAACCAGGCCAGCACCCGGTCCTCGTCCAGGTCGATGGGCATCGCCTTTTCCGCCTGACGGCGGAGCTGCGCCTGGTTGGGCCAGTCGCCGTTCTCGCGGATGAAGGCGGCGATCTCGTCGAAGCTGCCGCCGCCGGGAGTCGCCAGGGCCATCCAGCGGATCACCTTGGCCGGCAGCTTGTTGGACGCCTGGGCGGCGATGCGCAGCGCCTCGTCATGGCGGTCGTTGTCGGCGGCCTTGAAGGCCTGCCGGTAGACGGCGAGGTCCTGCGCCGTCAGGCTGGCCGCCCCGGCGGGCTGGGCCAGCACGATCAGCCCCAGCAGGGCGGCGGCAATGGCGGAACGGGTGGCGGAACGGGTGGCATGTCGGATGATCATCCGGGCGCTCTTGCTCGGGGGAACGGGTGCGGCTAAGGTGCGCGACACTTTTCTTGTAGTCCGTCGGAGGTGGCAGGCATGTTGTACGGTTCCATCGTCGCTCTTTTGACCCCGTTTAAAAACGGGAAAGTGGACGAGGCCGCCTTCCAGTCCTTCGTCGAGTGGCAGGTTGCGCAGGGCACCCACGGTCTCGTGCCGTGCGGCACCACGGGTGAGTCGCCGACCCTCTCCCACGAGGAGCACAACCGGGTCGTCGAGCTGTGCATCGAGGCCGCGGGCGGGAAGGTTCCGGTCATCGCCGGCACCGGGTCGAACTCCACCGAGGAGGCGATCTCGCTGACCCAGCACGCCAAGAAGGCCGGCGCCACCGCGGCGCTGGTGGTCACGCCCTATTACAACAAGCCGACGCAAGAAGGTCTGTACCAGCATTTCAAAGCGATCCATGACGCAGCGGATTTGCCGATCGTTATCTACAACATTCCCGGCCGCAGTGTCGTGGATATGTCGGTGGCAACGATGGCCCGCCTCGCCAGGCTGCCGAACATCATCGGCGTGAAGGACGCCACGGCCGATCTGGCCCGCCCGGTCCGCCTGCTGCAGGAGGTCGGTCCCGACTTCATCCAGCTCTCGGGCGAGGACGCGACGGCGCTCGCCTTCAACGCGCAGGGCGGCGTCGGCTGCATCTCGGTGACGGCGAACATCGCGCCGGCCCAGTGCGCCGCCATGCAGGACGCCTGGCGGAAGGGCGATCTCGCCACCGCCTACAAGTACCGCGACCTGCTGACCCCGCTGCACGATTCCATGTTCGTGGAGACGAGCCCGGCGCCGGTGAAATACGCCGCCAGCCTGCTCGGCAAGTCCTCGGACGAGGTTCGCCTGCCGCTGGTCGCCGCGTCGGAAAGCACGCGGACCACCGTCCGCGACGCGATGAAGAAGGCCGGGCTGCTGTCCTAAGGGACGGCAGCACCCCGCCCCAGGGAAGGAGGATACGTGGCCGCCCGCGAGCCCGAACCAAGGCGCATGGCGGCACAGAACCGCCGCGCACGCTTCGACTATTTCATCGAAGACACCCTGGAGGCCGGTCTGATCCTGACCGGCACCGAGGTGAAGTCGTTGCGCGGCGGCCGTGCCAGCATCAACGAGGCGTACGCCGGCCTCAAGAACGGGGAACTGTACCTGTTCAACGCCTACATCCCGGAATACGGGCAGGCGGGCCGCTGGCTTCAGCACGAGACCAAGCGCCCGCGCAAGATGCTGGTGCACCGCCGCGAGCTGAGCAAGCTCATGGGCGCCATCAAGCAGAAGGGGATCACGCTGATCCCGATGACCGTCTATTTCAACGACCGCGGCATCGCCAAGGTCGAGGTCGGCCTCGCCACAGGCAAGAAGAAGCACGACAAGCGCGAATCCGAGAAGGAACGGTCGTGGCAGCGCGACAAGGCGCGCCTGATGCGCGACAAGGGTTGAGAAATCAGGAAATAAAGGGAAAGAGCCTGTGAGCCGACTGTCCAACCGCGCGACCGACCGCGATTCCACCGTGGCCGGCGTCGCCGCGGAGGCCCTGGCCGAGCGCCGCCCGCAGGGCCGCATCCTGGTGGCCGGCGACACCGACGGCGCCATGGAAGAGGCCCTGGCGGAGGGCGGGGCGGAGGTCGTCTCCTGGCACCGTCTGGGGCTGGACGGCAAGGCCGCCACGCCCTGGCCGGCCGACGGCGCCTTCGACGGCGCGGTGCTGCGCCTGCCGCGCGGCTGGGCCGCCTTCGAAATGGCGCTGCACGCCCTGGCCGCCCGCCTGCCGGCGGGGGCGCCGCTGTGGATCGCCGGCAGCAACGACGAGGGCATCACCTCCGCGCCGAAGCGCTTCGACGGGCTGGCGGAGGGCGTGGAGACGCTGACCATCAAGCGCCGCGCCCGCCTGCTGGAAACCCGCCGGACCAACGATTCGGCCAGGGGCAATCTGGAGGATTGGCGGGAGACCGTCGCCCTGCCGCTGCCGGGGCGCGACGGCGCGCTCGATCTGGTGTCCTACCCCGGCCTGTTCGCCCACGGACGGCTCGACACCGGCACGGAATGCCTGCTCCAGGTCCTGCCGGAGATCGCGGCGGGCACCGCCGTCCTGGATTTCGGCTGCGGCGCCGGGGTGATCGCCCGGGCGGTGCGGGAGCGCACGCCGGACGCCCGGCTGACCCTGCTCGACATCGACGCGGTGGCGCTGCACGCCGCCCGCCAGAACGTGCCGGACGCGGAATGCGTGCTGAGCGACGGGCTGGCCGGGCTCGGCGCGCGGGAGCGCTTCGGGCTGATCGTCTCGAATCCGCCGCTCCACCGCGGCAAGGACGAGGATTTCGGGATGCTGGAGGCGCTGGTCGCCGGCACCAAGCAGTATCTGAAGCTGCGCGGGTCGCTGGTCGCGGTGACCCAGCGGACGGCGGGGGTGGGCAAGCTGTTCAAGACGGCCTTCGGCCACGCCGACCTGCTGCTGGAAACGCCGCAGTTCCAGGTGTGGAAGGGCACGCCGAAGTAACGGAAGAGCGAGCGGAGGCCGCGCCGCAGCGCGGCCCCGCAGGAAAGGGTCAGCCCTCTTGCAGCCGCCGCGCCGCGTCCACGGCGCCGTAGGTCAGGATGGCGTCGCAGCCGGCGCGCTTGAAGCCGGTCAGGGTCTCCAGCAACGCCTTGTCGTAATCCAGCCAGCCGTTCTGCGCGGCGGCGCGCAGCATCGCGTACTCGCCGGACACGTGGTAGGCGAAGGTCGGGACGGCGAAGGTGTCCTTCACCCGGCGGATGACGTCCAGATAGGGCAGGCCCGGCTTCACCATCACCATGTCCGCCCCTTCCTGCAGGTCGAGGGCGACCTCGTGCAGGGCCTCGTCGGTGTTGGCGGGGTTCATCTGGTAGGTCTTCTTGTCGCCCTTCAGGAAGCCGCCGGAATTCACCGCGTCGCGGAAGGGGCCGTAGAAGGCCGAGGCGTATTTGGCGGCGTAGGAGCAGAGCCGCACCAGCTCGTGGCCGTGGCTGTCCAGCCGGTCGCGGATCA
The window above is part of the Azospirillum sp. TSH58 genome. Proteins encoded here:
- the fabD gene encoding ACP S-malonyltransferase; amino-acid sequence: MTRAFVFPGQGSQAVGMGRELAEAFEVARLTFEEVDDALNQRLSRLMFEGPEADLTLTENAQPALMAVSVAVMRVLKDQGGLDLGKHATFVAGHSLGEYSALCAAGAFTLADTARLLKLRGQAMQKAVPVGQGAMAALLGAELEQAQAIAADAAKTPAGQTEVCTVANDNSSGQVVISGHAEAIERAIVIAAERGLKRTVRLPVSAPFHCPLMQPAADAMAEALANVTINAPAVPVVANVTAAAVSDPNEIRRLLVEQVTGMVRWRECVLYMKEQGVDTLVELGSGKVLSGLAKRIDKELAGTSVQGPADVESFLKTL
- the fabG gene encoding 3-oxoacyl-[acyl-carrier-protein] reductase → MFDLTGKKALVTGASGGIGAQIARALHAQGATVALSGTRVAPLEALAAELGERALVVPGNLADAAGTEQLAKDAEAALGQIDILVNNAGLTRDQLAMRMKDDDWQSVLDVNLTAAFRLSRAVLRGMMKRRWGRIIGITSIVGVTGNPGQANYAASKAGMIGMSKSLAAEVASRGITVNCVAPGFITTAMTDALSSEQKDKLLTAIPSGRMGEPGEIAAGVVYLASDEAAYVTGQTLHINGGMAMI
- a CDS encoding acyl carrier protein, which translates into the protein MSDVAERVKKIVVDHLGVEESKVTENASFIDDLGADSLDTVELVMAFEEEFGCEIPDDAAEKILTVKDAIDFIKANAAA
- the fabF gene encoding beta-ketoacyl-ACP synthase II — translated: MRRVVVTGLGLVTPLGVGHKLNWERLTASQSGIRAITGFDASDLASKVAGQVPRGDGDGLFNPDAFVPPKDQRKMDDFIIFAIAAAHEAIKDSGWVPQTEEERELTGVMVGSGIGGLPGIADGAVTLAEKGPRRISPFFIPACLINLASGHISIQHGFKGPNHAVVTACSTGAHAIGDASRLIMLGDADVMVAGGTEAAVSRLGVGGFAAMRALSTNFNDTPEKASRPYDKDRDGFVIGEGAGVVVLEELEHAKKRGAHIYAEVVGYGMSGDAYHISAPAEDGNGGFRAMRNALKRAGLEPSDIDYVNAHGTSTPLGDEIELGAVKRLFGAAMDNVAMSSTKSAIGHLLGAAGAVEAIYSIKAINHSLVPPTLNLENPSESCLGVNLVPKVAQERRVRAALSNSFGFGGTNASLVFKEFA
- the mltG gene encoding endolytic transglycosylase MltG codes for the protein MGWGLRIAAGALTVLTAGSGLVFWGALRVMAPGPLEHAETVVIPRGSGLEAIALTLEDAGVVESPILFLFAAKLQGPLKAGEYAFPAGISVDGVLEMLRQGKTVVRRFTVPEGLTSAQVVALLDAEPALTGEVKAVPKNGTVLPETYHYSYGDSRSALVERMQHAMTQALNEAWKNRGPDLPYETPQQALTMASIVEKETGVAAERAKVAGVFVNRLETGMKLQSDPTVIYALTDGSGELGRALTRNDWKFESPYNTYVAAGLPPGPIANPGRASIQAALHPEKHDFLYFVADGSGGHVFAKTLPDHNRNVAKWREVQRRQSGGAGNGDSPQD
- a CDS encoding lytic transglycosylase domain-containing protein, yielding MIIRHATRSATRSAIAAALLGLIVLAQPAGAASLTAQDLAVYRQAFKAADNDRHDEALRIAAQASNKLPAKVIRWMALATPGGGSFDEIAAFIRENGDWPNQAQLRRQAEKAMPIDLDEDRVLAWFKQYPPLSNEGFMRYADTLLATGNAERAVRMVRDRWVEANFTAADEEQFLARYRSHLRPPEHKARIDRLLWERQEAAVRRMLPFFDEAYDLLIEARIALDSDAKNADAALARVPASLRNDPGLLFDRARYRRRKGDDAGALEIIAQAPKDMGRPQAWWTERHILARRAMVNGDHNLAYRLVTAHGQTEGSGAAEAEFLAGFLALRFLDDPSSAFNHFHKLYRSVGAPISKARGAYWCGRAAEALGQTAQAKDWYAKAAQYGTTFYGQLAARHAGNGRIALPAEPRVSNADATAFERREVVRVTKLLAEIGGNTDERVTAFLRRISLDAKEPADYVLAAKLAREVGRRDLAVAAAKDAAQNDVFLVEAGYPMIESRPSAPEIALVHAIIRQESTFNTRVVSSAGARGLMQLMPGTAQLVAGKLGVKHDTAKLITDPDYNVRLGSTYLADMIDRFNGSYIMAIAAYNAGPTRVRQWIDTYGDPRGEAIDAVDWLELIPIYETRNYVQRVMEAMLVYRARIQGAKAELNLDKEIRR
- the dapA gene encoding 4-hydroxy-tetrahydrodipicolinate synthase, with the protein product MLYGSIVALLTPFKNGKVDEAAFQSFVEWQVAQGTHGLVPCGTTGESPTLSHEEHNRVVELCIEAAGGKVPVIAGTGSNSTEEAISLTQHAKKAGATAALVVTPYYNKPTQEGLYQHFKAIHDAADLPIVIYNIPGRSVVDMSVATMARLARLPNIIGVKDATADLARPVRLLQEVGPDFIQLSGEDATALAFNAQGGVGCISVTANIAPAQCAAMQDAWRKGDLATAYKYRDLLTPLHDSMFVETSPAPVKYAASLLGKSSDEVRLPLVAASESTRTTVRDAMKKAGLLS
- the smpB gene encoding SsrA-binding protein SmpB; its protein translation is MAAQNRRARFDYFIEDTLEAGLILTGTEVKSLRGGRASINEAYAGLKNGELYLFNAYIPEYGQAGRWLQHETKRPRKMLVHRRELSKLMGAIKQKGITLIPMTVYFNDRGIAKVEVGLATGKKKHDKRESEKERSWQRDKARLMRDKG
- a CDS encoding methyltransferase, coding for MSRLSNRATDRDSTVAGVAAEALAERRPQGRILVAGDTDGAMEEALAEGGAEVVSWHRLGLDGKAATPWPADGAFDGAVLRLPRGWAAFEMALHALAARLPAGAPLWIAGSNDEGITSAPKRFDGLAEGVETLTIKRRARLLETRRTNDSARGNLEDWRETVALPLPGRDGALDLVSYPGLFAHGRLDTGTECLLQVLPEIAAGTAVLDFGCGAGVIARAVRERTPDARLTLLDIDAVALHAARQNVPDAECVLSDGLAGLGARERFGLIVSNPPLHRGKDEDFGMLEALVAGTKQYLKLRGSLVAVTQRTAGVGKLFKTAFGHADLLLETPQFQVWKGTPK